One Pseudomonas brassicacearum genomic region harbors:
- a CDS encoding coproporphyrinogen III oxidase: MFDLFQTLGERSAGRASAMADVDCPVGTRKFHGGIGSLDLLRGLRDSRQTRRPLSLSVHLPSRLRLASCSTLASVCRCGEIEGYLQRLAYEMAMVGCHLGAGRRVEQFSLTGGTPVIAHLQKLMDDLRKRFAFCEYNGGDHSIEVDLHHTDWSTMGLIRDQGFTHVSIGVPDIGTDSDLSVDCYQSPAPIHSLIDAARTFGFRSINIDLGYGHAWQTPHSFALKLATLIELEPDRLHVFDYACAPYRYRSKNAGPTAVFSSRADKEAMRRICCEQLIGAGYHYIGLGQFVRADDDLAVAQEHGRLHRNCQGFTRHGCCDHVGFGLSAVTQIEHLYVQNTDDLLHYSQQLDAGQLPVCRGWRCEAQDQVSATVIEQLSCDLELDIPAIETRFGVVFREHFAPAWPLLEALHDKGLIELSSRFIGILPAGRLHVDAICNLFDPEPDDASPRSFEKLNPS, translated from the coding sequence ATGTTCGACCTGTTTCAAACCCTCGGCGAGCGATCCGCAGGACGTGCCTCGGCGATGGCGGATGTCGATTGTCCGGTCGGGACGCGAAAATTCCATGGCGGCATCGGTTCGCTCGACCTGCTGCGGGGCTTGCGCGACAGCCGCCAGACGCGGCGCCCCCTGTCCCTGTCGGTGCATCTGCCTTCGCGGTTGCGGCTGGCCTCGTGTTCGACGTTGGCCAGTGTCTGTCGGTGCGGGGAAATCGAGGGGTATCTGCAACGCTTGGCGTATGAGATGGCGATGGTGGGTTGCCACTTGGGTGCCGGGCGCCGCGTCGAGCAATTTAGCCTGACGGGTGGCACCCCGGTGATCGCTCATTTACAGAAACTGATGGATGATCTGCGCAAGCGTTTCGCCTTCTGCGAATACAACGGCGGCGATCACAGCATCGAAGTGGACCTGCACCACACCGACTGGTCGACCATGGGCCTGATTCGGGATCAGGGATTTACCCATGTCAGCATCGGCGTTCCCGACATCGGTACCGACAGTGATTTGTCAGTTGATTGCTACCAGAGTCCGGCGCCGATTCATTCGCTGATCGATGCGGCGCGGACTTTTGGTTTTCGTTCGATCAACATTGACCTTGGTTACGGCCACGCCTGGCAGACGCCCCACAGTTTCGCCCTGAAACTGGCGACGCTGATCGAGCTGGAACCAGACCGGCTGCATGTCTTTGACTATGCCTGTGCGCCTTATCGTTATCGCTCGAAGAACGCGGGGCCCACCGCGGTTTTTAGCAGCCGGGCCGACAAGGAGGCCATGCGGCGGATTTGCTGCGAGCAACTGATCGGCGCGGGGTATCACTACATCGGCCTGGGGCAGTTCGTCCGGGCTGACGATGACTTGGCGGTGGCCCAGGAGCATGGACGCCTGCATCGCAATTGCCAGGGCTTTACCCGGCATGGTTGCTGTGACCACGTGGGTTTCGGCTTGTCGGCCGTCACCCAGATCGAGCATCTGTACGTGCAGAACACTGACGATCTGCTTCACTACTCTCAGCAGCTGGACGCCGGACAGTTGCCGGTGTGTCGCGGCTGGCGCTGTGAGGCGCAGGATCAGGTCAGTGCAACCGTGATCGAGCAACTTTCCTGTGACCTGGAGCTGGATATCCCAGCCATCGAAACGCGGTTCGGGGTGGTGTTTCGCGAGCATTTCGCGCCTGCCTGGCCACTCCTGGAGGCGTTGCACGACAAGGGATTGATTGAATTGTCGAGCCGGTTTATCGGCATCCTGCCCGCTGGGCGCCTGCATGTGGATGCGATCTGCAATCTGTTCGATCCAGAGCCGGATGACGCAAGCCCACGCTCCTTTGAAAAGTTGAATCCCTCATGA
- a CDS encoding CopD family copper resistance protein codes for MSYPLFLTLHLFAALVFIGTVFFEVLFLESIRKQLPAKVMVLLEQGISRRARQLMPWVLLVLFGAGGGMVWLRYWPVLSSPLQSSFGVLLGLKILLAGSVLGHFLWAMWLFRSERMNARYVHIIHTSVFLHMVAIVFLAKGMFYITW; via the coding sequence ATGAGCTATCCGCTGTTTCTGACCCTGCACCTGTTCGCCGCGCTGGTGTTCATCGGCACGGTATTTTTCGAGGTGCTGTTCCTCGAGAGCATCCGCAAACAACTCCCCGCCAAAGTCATGGTGCTGCTGGAACAAGGCATCAGCCGGCGTGCCCGGCAGTTGATGCCGTGGGTACTGCTGGTGTTGTTCGGCGCGGGGGGAGGTATGGTCTGGCTGCGGTATTGGCCGGTGTTGTCGTCGCCGCTGCAGTCATCGTTCGGTGTGTTGCTGGGCTTGAAGATCCTGCTGGCGGGCAGTGTGCTGGGGCATTTTCTCTGGGCCATGTGGTTGTTCAGGAGCGAGCGCATGAACGCCCGTTACGTTCACATCATTCATACCAGTGTGTTCCTGCATATGGTGGCGATCGTATTCCTGGCCAAGGGCATGTTCTACATCACCTGGTAA
- a CDS encoding putative Ig domain-containing protein, giving the protein MIFNVQDFGAKGDGITDDTAAIQSAIDAAAAAGGGQVYMPTGTYIVSAGEEPSDGCLMLKSNVYLYGDGMGETTVKVADGSDTKITGVIRSAYGEETHDFGVSNLTIDGNRDHTTGKIDGWFNGYIPGEEGYDSNVTLDSVEIKDCSGYGFDPHEQTVNMVIKNSVSHGNGLDGFVADFLSDSTFENNVAYDNDRHGFNVVTSTHDFTMTNNVAYDNGGNGIVVQRGSDDIPSPSNITITGGEVYGNGAEGVLIKLSSEVTVTGIDIHDNASAGIRIYGSNHVEVIDNTLNNNSLGSAVPEIIIQSYDDTLGVSGKYFNGSDNLIQGNIISGSDLSTYGVAERNEDGTDRNAIIANTISHTSKGATLVYGDGSYVSATVPMTTVQGTAGNDTLLGSSASEIFYGAAGNDTINGGAGNDILVGGAGLDKLTGGTGADTFRFVAQSDSYRNATTSFDDTITDFDVTQDKIDLAGLGFTGLGNGRGGTLQVSYSASNNRTYIKDFDADASGNRFELILSGNLASTLTASNFIFNRVITGTSGSDSLLGSDAADTLLGLAGNDSLSGGAGDDKLDGGAGMDTLTGGAGADTFVFANRLDSYRNYNTGGANLGDLITDFNVSADKIDLSAMGFTGLGDGKNNTVYLVLNSAGTKTYIKSLEADANGNRFEVALDGNYLNTLTSANFVFATTSPTNQAPVLATPLVDQNATENTPFSYVVPATSFTDPDNDSLSYTAKLANGSALPSWLTFDAATRTFNGTPPDTASGTYSIQVTATDGSNATVSDSFTLAVQDVPAAIVINGTPNNDTLTGTAANEQLFGGAGNDTLNGGAGNDILVGGTGVDKLTGGTGADVFRYTSKLDSYRTSSTSASDQILDFDVTADKIDVSALGYTGLGNGLNGTLQVTYSSSTNRTYLKDLTVDANGNRFEISMAGNFVSSLTANHFVFADQTNPTNVAPVVATPLLDQNASESTPFNYTVASNSFTDANQDVLTYTATLANGNALPTWLSFNATSLTFSGTPTSTAAGNYDVLVKATDPSGASVSDNFSLVVADAPANTITGTNNAETLNGTTGADLILGLGGNDTIKAGTGADIVDGGAGRDSLYGGDGADTFRYNNLSDSYRDYDTGGVTATDTIYDFTVGVDKIDVSGLGFLGLGDGSNGTLYMTLNAAGDKTYIKSAEADADGNRFEIALNGNYLNTLTANDFVFGERAQQDILYLPTLGQSNARLLRMTEDDDQSGTSMLVNDLNRYTTYDVRSQFTDADGNGIDIAVGGSTVNGLSTLSPEELQLCWWLTDTNQPGPALLRAVTLLRDQRTELQSIDNVTMGIIWGQGEEAAQEIARATDKAAAAAAYKAATLKVFDYLHAQFGNFSVYMMETGHYEQDAARARGYSEEKIASIVEGVGYVRAAQEAIAAERADVKLAVDYTDLPLRYEVDPLVYPDDVWHLHEESAEIVGQRLADYIADDLGFQGNPNDNNSVQDIFDNAQNQGGQISGTDQDDTLVGSSGNDKIDGDLGADTMTGGDGNDIYVVDNAFDSVVETNTSASQIDTVQASVSWTLGANLENLVLTGISEIDGTGNERRNFITGNAAHNVLDGAAGADSLSGGDGDDTYYVDNTSDTVIETNSNAVTGGIDSVHSSLAAYTLGSNVENLYIDSTGAANGTGNALDNTLFAGAGNNILDGRDGNDTVSFERALAAVTVNLSTSAQQNTVGSGLDTLKFIENLTGSAYADSLSGNSAGNILDGGAGNDTLVGGSGDDRLIGGAGTDNLTGGTGADTYAFNALSDMGVGALRDVISGFKSAEFDKLDLTGLDANPLTADVDAFTFIGSNAFDATNATGQLRFADGIVYGSTNADATPEFEFELVGVKELHASDFTA; this is encoded by the coding sequence ATGATTTTCAACGTACAAGATTTTGGCGCCAAAGGAGATGGCATCACCGATGACACGGCGGCGATACAAAGTGCGATTGATGCGGCGGCCGCGGCAGGTGGAGGTCAGGTGTACATGCCGACCGGAACTTATATCGTTTCGGCAGGCGAGGAACCGTCCGACGGCTGTTTGATGCTGAAAAGCAACGTCTACCTGTACGGCGACGGCATGGGCGAGACCACGGTCAAGGTGGCTGATGGCTCCGACACCAAGATCACCGGCGTTATCCGATCGGCCTATGGCGAGGAAACCCACGATTTCGGGGTCAGCAACCTCACCATCGACGGCAACCGCGACCACACCACCGGCAAGATCGACGGTTGGTTCAACGGCTACATTCCCGGCGAAGAAGGCTACGACTCCAACGTCACCCTCGACAGCGTCGAGATCAAGGATTGCTCCGGGTACGGTTTCGACCCGCACGAGCAGACCGTCAACATGGTTATCAAGAACAGCGTGTCCCACGGCAACGGCCTGGACGGTTTCGTCGCGGACTTCCTCAGCGACAGCACCTTCGAGAACAACGTCGCCTACGACAACGACCGCCACGGTTTCAACGTCGTCACCAGCACCCACGACTTCACCATGACCAATAACGTCGCCTACGACAACGGCGGCAATGGCATCGTGGTCCAGCGCGGCAGCGACGACATTCCCTCCCCCAGCAACATCACCATCACCGGTGGCGAGGTGTACGGCAACGGTGCCGAAGGCGTGCTGATCAAGCTCTCTAGCGAAGTCACCGTCACCGGTATCGACATCCATGACAACGCCAGCGCCGGGATTCGCATCTACGGCAGCAACCACGTCGAGGTCATCGACAACACCCTCAACAACAATTCCCTGGGCAGTGCCGTACCGGAAATCATCATCCAGTCCTACGACGACACCCTGGGCGTGTCCGGCAAGTACTTCAACGGCAGCGATAACCTCATCCAGGGCAACATCATCAGCGGCAGCGACCTGTCGACCTACGGCGTCGCCGAGCGCAATGAAGACGGCACTGATCGCAACGCGATCATCGCCAATACCATCAGCCACACCAGCAAGGGCGCCACGCTGGTCTATGGTGACGGCAGCTATGTCAGCGCCACGGTGCCGATGACCACCGTGCAAGGCACGGCTGGCAATGACACCCTGCTGGGCAGCAGCGCCAGCGAGATTTTCTACGGCGCGGCCGGCAACGACACCATCAACGGTGGCGCCGGCAACGACATTCTGGTGGGCGGCGCGGGCCTCGATAAACTCACCGGCGGCACGGGCGCCGATACGTTCCGGTTCGTCGCTCAGTCGGATAGTTACCGCAACGCGACCACCAGCTTCGATGACACCATCACCGACTTCGATGTCACCCAGGACAAGATCGACCTCGCCGGCCTCGGCTTCACCGGGCTGGGCAATGGCCGTGGCGGCACCCTGCAGGTCAGCTACAGCGCCAGCAACAACCGCACCTACATCAAGGACTTCGACGCCGATGCCAGCGGCAATCGCTTCGAGCTGATTCTCTCGGGCAACCTGGCCAGCACCCTGACGGCCAGCAACTTCATCTTCAACCGGGTGATCACCGGCACCAGCGGCAGTGACTCGCTGTTAGGCAGCGATGCGGCCGACACCTTGCTCGGCCTGGCGGGCAATGACAGCCTCAGTGGCGGCGCCGGCGACGACAAGCTCGACGGCGGTGCCGGCATGGACACCCTCACCGGTGGTGCGGGGGCGGATACCTTTGTGTTCGCCAATCGCCTCGACAGCTACCGCAACTACAACACCGGTGGCGCCAACCTCGGCGACCTGATCACCGACTTCAACGTCAGCGCCGACAAAATCGACCTCTCGGCCATGGGTTTCACCGGCCTGGGGGATGGCAAGAACAACACCGTGTACCTGGTACTCAACAGCGCCGGCACCAAGACCTACATCAAATCCCTGGAGGCCGACGCCAATGGCAACCGCTTCGAAGTGGCGCTGGACGGTAATTACCTCAACACCCTGACCAGCGCCAACTTCGTCTTCGCCACCACGTCGCCGACCAACCAGGCGCCCGTGCTGGCTACGCCGCTGGTGGATCAGAACGCCACCGAAAACACCCCGTTCAGCTACGTGGTGCCGGCCACCAGCTTCACCGATCCAGATAACGACAGCCTGAGCTACACCGCCAAGCTCGCCAATGGCAGCGCCCTGCCCAGTTGGCTGACCTTCGATGCCGCCACTCGCACCTTCAACGGCACGCCGCCCGACACCGCGTCGGGCACCTACTCGATCCAGGTCACGGCCACCGATGGCAGCAACGCCACCGTCAGTGACAGTTTTACGCTCGCCGTGCAGGACGTCCCCGCCGCCATTGTGATCAATGGCACGCCGAACAACGACACGCTGACCGGCACTGCGGCCAATGAACAACTGTTCGGTGGCGCGGGCAACGACACCCTCAATGGCGGCGCCGGCAACGACATCCTGGTCGGCGGCACCGGGGTCGACAAACTCACTGGTGGCACTGGCGCCGATGTGTTCCGCTACACCTCGAAACTCGATAGCTACCGCACTAGTTCCACCAGCGCCAGCGACCAGATCCTCGACTTCGACGTGACCGCCGACAAGATCGATGTGTCGGCCCTCGGCTATACCGGCCTGGGTAACGGGCTCAACGGTACTCTTCAGGTCACTTACAGTTCGTCGACCAACCGCACCTACCTCAAGGACCTCACGGTCGACGCCAACGGCAACCGGTTCGAGATCTCGATGGCGGGCAACTTCGTCAGCAGCCTGACGGCCAATCACTTCGTCTTCGCCGACCAGACCAACCCCACCAACGTGGCCCCGGTCGTGGCCACCCCACTCCTGGACCAGAACGCCAGTGAAAGCACGCCATTCAATTACACCGTGGCGAGCAACAGCTTCACCGACGCCAACCAGGATGTGCTGACCTACACCGCGACCCTCGCCAACGGCAACGCCCTGCCCACCTGGCTGAGTTTCAATGCCACCAGCCTGACCTTCAGCGGCACGCCAACCAGCACCGCTGCGGGCAACTACGATGTACTGGTCAAGGCTACCGATCCCTCAGGCGCCTCGGTCAGCGACAACTTCAGCCTGGTGGTGGCCGATGCGCCCGCCAACACCATTACCGGCACCAACAACGCCGAAACCCTCAACGGCACGACAGGCGCGGACCTGATCCTCGGCCTCGGCGGCAACGATACGATCAAGGCCGGTACCGGCGCGGACATTGTCGACGGCGGCGCCGGACGGGACTCGTTGTACGGTGGCGATGGCGCTGACACGTTTCGCTACAACAACCTGTCCGACAGCTACCGCGACTACGACACCGGTGGTGTCACGGCCACCGACACGATTTACGACTTCACCGTTGGCGTCGACAAAATCGACGTGTCAGGGCTGGGCTTTCTCGGCCTCGGCGATGGCAGCAACGGCACGTTGTACATGACCCTGAACGCGGCTGGCGACAAGACCTACATCAAGTCCGCCGAAGCCGACGCCGATGGCAATCGCTTCGAGATCGCCCTCAACGGCAACTACCTCAACACCCTCACCGCCAATGACTTCGTCTTCGGCGAACGCGCCCAGCAGGACATTCTCTACCTGCCAACCCTCGGCCAATCCAATGCGCGCCTGTTGCGCATGACCGAGGACGACGACCAATCCGGCACCTCGATGCTGGTCAATGACCTGAACCGCTACACCACCTACGACGTGCGCAGCCAGTTCACCGATGCCGATGGCAACGGTATCGACATCGCGGTCGGCGGCAGCACCGTCAACGGCCTGTCCACCCTCAGCCCCGAGGAACTCCAGCTGTGCTGGTGGCTGACCGACACCAACCAACCCGGGCCGGCACTGTTGCGGGCGGTGACGTTGCTGCGCGACCAGCGCACCGAACTGCAGTCGATCGACAACGTGACCATGGGCATCATCTGGGGCCAGGGCGAGGAAGCCGCCCAGGAAATCGCCCGCGCCACGGACAAGGCCGCGGCGGCAGCGGCCTACAAGGCTGCAACCTTGAAGGTGTTCGATTACCTGCACGCCCAGTTCGGCAACTTCAGTGTGTACATGATGGAGACCGGGCACTACGAGCAGGACGCGGCGCGTGCCCGCGGTTACTCGGAAGAGAAGATTGCCTCCATTGTCGAGGGCGTCGGCTATGTCCGCGCCGCCCAGGAAGCCATCGCCGCCGAACGCGCTGACGTCAAGCTGGCGGTGGACTACACCGACCTGCCCTTGCGCTACGAAGTCGATCCGCTGGTGTATCCCGACGACGTCTGGCACCTGCACGAAGAATCAGCGGAAATCGTCGGCCAACGCCTGGCCGACTACATCGCCGATGACCTGGGCTTCCAGGGCAATCCCAACGACAACAACAGCGTGCAGGACATTTTCGACAACGCTCAGAACCAGGGCGGACAGATCTCCGGCACCGACCAGGACGATACCCTGGTGGGCAGCTCCGGCAACGACAAGATCGATGGCGACCTGGGCGCCGACACCATGACCGGCGGCGATGGCAACGACATCTACGTGGTCGACAACGCGTTCGACAGTGTGGTGGAAACCAACACCTCGGCCTCGCAGATCGACACCGTGCAGGCTTCGGTCAGTTGGACCCTGGGCGCCAACCTCGAGAACCTGGTACTCACCGGCATATCGGAGATCGACGGCACCGGTAATGAGCGGCGTAACTTCATCACCGGCAACGCCGCCCATAACGTGCTCGATGGCGCCGCCGGGGCCGATAGCCTGAGCGGTGGCGATGGTGACGACACCTATTACGTCGATAACACCAGCGATACCGTGATCGAGACCAACAGCAATGCGGTGACGGGAGGCATCGACAGTGTGCACAGCAGCCTGGCCGCCTATACCCTGGGTAGCAACGTCGAGAACCTGTATATCGACAGCACTGGCGCTGCCAATGGCACGGGCAACGCACTCGACAACACGCTGTTCGCCGGCGCCGGCAACAACATCCTGGATGGGCGCGATGGCAACGACACGGTGTCGTTCGAACGAGCCCTGGCCGCTGTTACCGTGAACCTCTCGACATCGGCGCAACAAAACACGGTGGGTTCCGGGCTCGACACCTTGAAATTCATCGAGAACCTGACGGGAAGCGCCTATGCCGACAGTCTGTCCGGTAACAGCGCGGGGAACATCCTGGATGGTGGTGCAGGCAACGATACGCTGGTGGGCGGTTCGGGCGATGATCGGCTGATTGGTGGTGCAGGCACCGATAACCTTACCGGCGGCACGGGCGCGGATACCTACGCGTTCAACGCGCTGTCGGACATGGGCGTCGGGGCTTTGCGCGATGTGATCAGCGGTTTCAAGAGCGCGGAGTTCGACAAGCTGGACCTCACTGGGTTGGACGCTAATCCGTTGACCGCCGATGTCGATGCCTTCACTTTCATTGGCAGTAATGCCTTCGACGCTACCAACGCCACCGGCCAGTTGCGCTTTGCCGATGGCATTGTCTACGGCAGTACCAATGCCGACGCCACGCCCGAGTTTGAATTCGAGCTCGTGGGCGTCAAGGAGCTGCATGCCAGTGACTTTACCGCCTGA
- a CDS encoding TolC family outer membrane protein produces MTDRCRYRSRLLLSLCTSWAVINPVWAADGGLSLTAAYDASRLNDPTVQSAAHAFEASRHEEDIGRGGLYPQVSLTSRYGYGGRTDGGDDSGYVNSNDYQANNVTLAAQQPLYDKGRWAAYQEGKARGKLGSQLFDVAGQTLYDRVAKGYFDVARAENEIKLIAQQKAVISGLVTQSKKLYQGGQGAITDIDEAQARLDLVEAQETEAQARRVAALRALSGRASVPIDDIQPMREELAAGSPIPPEQDLSYWTAIAREASPELAARLAAVKVAEAQADSQRAGHYPTLSLTTQLTRRETRQYQELDPRQDTYYVGVQLDIPLYRGGAVRASVAKAEAQLAGAQSDYDVQRQQLAEDIEADYLGVVAGFTKSKAMQRAVESNQRALTSTEKGFQGGVRSTVDILDAQQRLFQARRDLLNTKLDMLQSYVSLHTHTGQMNRAVLEQVQNLF; encoded by the coding sequence ATGACCGACCGTTGCCGCTATCGCTCTCGTCTATTGCTAAGCCTGTGTACCAGTTGGGCCGTGATCAATCCTGTGTGGGCCGCCGACGGTGGCTTGAGCCTGACCGCTGCCTATGATGCCTCACGCCTCAACGATCCGACCGTGCAATCGGCCGCCCACGCGTTCGAAGCTTCACGGCATGAAGAGGACATCGGTCGTGGCGGCCTCTATCCGCAAGTGTCGCTGACATCGCGTTACGGCTACGGCGGGCGTACCGACGGCGGCGACGATAGCGGCTACGTCAACAGTAACGATTACCAGGCGAACAACGTCACGTTGGCGGCGCAACAGCCGCTCTACGACAAGGGGCGCTGGGCGGCGTATCAGGAGGGCAAGGCCCGGGGGAAGCTGGGCAGCCAGCTGTTCGATGTCGCCGGCCAGACCCTGTACGACCGGGTTGCCAAGGGCTATTTCGACGTCGCCCGGGCCGAGAACGAGATCAAGTTGATCGCTCAGCAGAAAGCCGTCATCAGTGGGTTGGTCACCCAGAGCAAAAAGCTCTATCAGGGCGGCCAGGGAGCAATCACCGATATCGATGAGGCCCAGGCCCGGCTCGACCTGGTAGAGGCCCAGGAGACCGAAGCCCAGGCCCGTCGAGTGGCGGCGCTGCGGGCGTTATCCGGCCGCGCCAGCGTGCCCATCGATGACATCCAGCCGATGCGCGAGGAGCTTGCCGCCGGCAGTCCGATCCCGCCGGAGCAGGATTTGTCCTATTGGACGGCGATCGCCCGTGAGGCCAGCCCCGAACTGGCGGCCCGGCTGGCGGCGGTGAAAGTCGCCGAGGCGCAGGCCGACAGCCAGCGCGCCGGGCATTATCCAACCTTGTCGCTGACCACTCAGCTGACCCGCCGGGAAACCCGCCAGTACCAGGAACTGGACCCGCGCCAGGACACCTACTACGTGGGGGTCCAGCTGGATATTCCGTTGTATCGAGGCGGTGCGGTGCGGGCCTCGGTGGCCAAGGCGGAAGCGCAATTGGCCGGTGCCCAGTCCGACTATGATGTGCAGCGTCAACAATTGGCCGAGGATATCGAAGCCGATTATCTGGGGGTGGTGGCCGGGTTCACCAAGAGCAAGGCGATGCAACGGGCGGTGGAGTCCAATCAACGGGCCCTGACTTCCACGGAAAAAGGCTTCCAGGGTGGTGTACGCTCTACGGTGGATATTCTTGATGCACAGCAGCGGCTATTCCAGGCGCGTCGAGATTTGCTTAACACCAAGCTCGACATGTTGCAGAGCTATGTGAGCCTGCACACCCACACTGGCCAGATGAATCGCGCGGTTCTGGAGCAGGTGCAGAATCTGTTTTGA
- a CDS encoding HlyD family type I secretion periplasmic adaptor subunit — MRDLTPGTQAYSEQGLSVRSGNTLPSASTDAGGAARYGVAFLVVALGGALLWACLAPLDQGVVGSGTVVVAGERKAVQSLVGGVVEKLLVSDGDRVSQGQLLVQLNTVQAQSQRDVTLGKLLNDRSVEARLIAERLGSAEIQWPAELLARADEPRVKAAMALQTQLFMTRRAELGSRLQIIEHEAAALQQQLLGYEGVKRNYDAQMRFQQQELEGLRDLAREGYVPRNKLFEAERNAAQLAGQIASGVGDVGRTRQAINESRLKALQAQQEFRRDAETQLSEVSAEAAGYVDQIRALQFEVDNGAIRAPVAGQVMDVSIHTVGGVVQAGQNLMQVVPLDAPMAITARFEPLMANKLRPGLPVHVHFTALQRVDTPTVTGTVTTVSADQLINEQTHQPYFSAKVEIPADTVASLQAAGLWVRPGMLADVTVVTGERTLMNYLMKPLRERLLAAFKEE; from the coding sequence ATGCGTGATTTGACCCCGGGTACCCAAGCGTACAGCGAGCAAGGGCTGAGTGTGCGCAGCGGCAATACGCTGCCGAGCGCCAGTACCGACGCGGGCGGTGCCGCTCGCTATGGCGTGGCTTTCCTGGTCGTGGCGCTGGGCGGTGCGCTGCTCTGGGCTTGTCTGGCACCGCTCGACCAGGGCGTCGTGGGCAGTGGCACCGTGGTGGTGGCGGGCGAGCGCAAGGCGGTGCAGTCATTGGTGGGTGGGGTGGTGGAAAAGCTGCTGGTCAGCGATGGCGATCGCGTCAGCCAGGGCCAGTTGCTGGTGCAGCTCAACACGGTGCAGGCGCAGTCACAACGGGACGTGACCCTGGGCAAGTTGCTTAACGATCGCAGTGTCGAGGCGCGATTGATTGCCGAGCGCCTGGGCAGCGCCGAGATCCAATGGCCCGCCGAGTTGCTGGCCCGCGCCGACGAGCCACGGGTCAAGGCCGCCATGGCCTTGCAGACCCAGTTGTTCATGACCCGCCGCGCGGAGCTGGGCAGTCGTTTGCAGATCATCGAGCACGAAGCCGCCGCGTTGCAGCAGCAGTTGCTCGGCTATGAAGGCGTCAAGCGTAACTACGACGCACAAATGCGGTTCCAGCAACAGGAACTCGAAGGCCTGCGGGACCTCGCGCGGGAAGGCTACGTGCCGCGCAACAAGCTCTTCGAGGCCGAGCGCAATGCGGCTCAACTGGCCGGTCAGATTGCTTCCGGCGTGGGCGATGTCGGCAGGACTCGCCAGGCGATCAACGAAAGTCGGCTCAAGGCCCTGCAGGCGCAACAGGAGTTTCGTCGCGATGCCGAAACCCAGCTCAGCGAGGTGTCCGCCGAGGCGGCCGGCTATGTCGATCAGATCCGCGCCTTGCAGTTCGAAGTCGACAACGGGGCGATCCGTGCGCCCGTGGCCGGGCAGGTGATGGACGTCAGCATTCACACGGTGGGCGGCGTCGTGCAAGCCGGACAAAACCTGATGCAGGTGGTGCCGCTGGATGCGCCGATGGCGATTACCGCGCGTTTCGAGCCGCTGATGGCCAACAAATTGCGCCCGGGGTTGCCGGTGCATGTGCATTTCACCGCGCTGCAGCGGGTGGACACACCGACGGTCACCGGTACCGTGACCACGGTGTCGGCGGACCAGTTGATCAACGAACAGACGCACCAGCCGTACTTCTCGGCCAAGGTCGAGATTCCCGCCGATACGGTGGCCTCGCTGCAGGCCGCCGGGTTGTGGGTGCGCCCGGGCATGCTCGCCGATGTCACGGTGGTGACGGGCGAGCGCACCTTGATGAATTACCTGATGAAACCCCTGCGCGAACGCTTGCTTGCGGCCTTCAAGGAGGAATGA